A window of Branchiostoma floridae strain S238N-H82 chromosome 9, Bfl_VNyyK, whole genome shotgun sequence genomic DNA:
TCTGTTCGGTACATATTTATTTCTAAGACTACCATGACATTCCGTGCGTTGTGGAGATCGGAGAAGCTTCTTGTGGGAATCATCCTGGTATGTTTCCTGGGCAGCTGCTTGTTTTCGGTGTACAGCCTGTCCCAGTCTGACAACTCCCTCGACCAGGTAATCGGTCCATTCGCACTGCCAAAAGTGGACTTGAAGAAGAGATTGGCACAACACAGACTACACAGAACTGCTCTGCCTAAAGTATTACTCGAAGACAACAAAACTGTCAAGAGCCCGGGGATAAGTGAAGAAAAGCATCCAGTCTTTCTCCCGCATGTTGGTCTTGTAGCAGACAGCCAACAGCAGAAACAATACGAGGATGTCCAAGAGATTGTTGAAGCTGACTCCAATTCCAAACAGGATTTTGTGCCTCGTGTTGGAATCAATCCTGGTCAAAGTAACAATGACAAAGTAGATATTCCTGCAGCATTTGGAGAGAAGGATTTTGCTCCACCAAATTACAACCTGCATGTTTTCTACTACCCATGGTATGGCAACCCTGAACATAACGGGAAATACCTGCACTGGAACCACAACCTTATTCCACATTGGAGCAAACAGGAGGCAAAGAAATGGCCGACAGGAAGACACGAACCCCCAAATGATGTAGGAGCAAACTTCTACCCCAGCCTGGGAGCGTACAGCTCCTCAGATCCTGCTGTTATTGAACATCATATGCAGCAGATGAGATATGCAGGAATAGGTGAGTTTATGGGTCCCAAAACTGAGGCAaccaaatacaattcaatgtctacaactgggtttaagaaaaaaatggagatttacttccggatgttttgagtgacatccattagtcttcttcagcatcactagaatgaattggCAGAACaattgatggatgtcactcaaaatgtccagaagtaaatctctgttggtgttttttatccagttgtagagattgaattgtatttgaatattgtttagcAAACCCTCACAAACGAGGCAACCGATAGTTCTATCTATGACATAGAAGGCTattcattaatattcatgaaaattgaGTTTTATGTTATTCTCAATCACTACCTGTACGCAGACCCCACTGATAGTCAGACAGGAATTTGTCCAATACTTGTGGCAACAGATGATATTTTCAGTGTACGGAATCTGTCTGTTGCAGGAGTCTTTGCAGTATCATGGTACCCTCCAGAGCAGGCAGATAATGAGGGCCAGCCCAGTGACTCTCTCATCCCAGCCCTACTGGATGCTGCACAGAAATACAGCCTAAAGGTTTGCTGACAACAACCTGTCTCTCATAATATGGGCTCATATATTAGCAGTATTGAGATAAGTTCTGAAAGTACTGGCTTTATACCTCATCAACTAGTCTACTTTATATTCTGAATAAAGCAAACTGACATGTATAATAAGACTGCATAGATTGGCTATGGCCAAATACATTTTGCGAGAGTGATCAGTACATGCAAAATGGTtctgattttttattttttttatcattcctAACCCTACTCAGAGTACGCTTCTGAAGTCAAAACCATTACTTCCTTAGGCATGATACAAGTCTGTTTCTGTTTTTGTCCTCCCAGGTTGCCTTTCACATTGAACCTTATGAGGGCAGGACAGACTGGAGCCTACAGCATTCCGTGAGGTACATTGTTGATACATACGGAGCTCACCCTGCCTTCTACCGCCATACCAGAAATGGCAAGAACCTCCCACTGTTCTACATATATGACTCTTATAATCTCCCTGCCAAGGACTGGAAAAATCTTCTCTCGCCTTCTGGCTCACACACTATCAGGAACACAGCCTATGATGCCATTTTCCTGGGCCTCCTGGTCGAAATGAAACACAAGAATGAGATTGTCCAGGGTGGGTTCGATGGATTTTACACATACTTTGCCACAAACGGATTCACATATGGCTCTTCCTTCACGAACTGGAAAACACTCAAGCAGTTTGCGAaccaaaataaaatcatgttcATACCCAGCATCGGACCTGGCTATGTTGATACCAGGGTGCGCCCATGGAATGAAAGGAACACTAGAAAGCGGCTCAATGGGAAATACTACAATGATGCATTCCAGGCAGCTTTTGATGTTAATCCGGAGATCATTTCGGTGACTTCTTTTAATGAGTGGCATGAAGGGACCCAGGTTGAGATGGCTATGCCCAAGAAGGTAGGGGAATACACCTACAATGACTACACACCAAACTCTCCTGAGTTCTACCTCAAGCTGACTAGGAACTGGAGTGAGAAATTTAGAAATCTCCACTAACAGAAAAGGCTACTAGTAGACGTAGAATATTTCTCATACACTGATGCGTTTACTGTTCCTGTAGACAAACTAAGCAATCATGGTATCTATATACAGAACTGACTTCAAGGTTGAGTGTATGTTTAATGATTCATTAAATTTGGTCTTCACAGATTTTTCTAAATATGTTACCTTTGATGATTGAATGCTTAGTATCTAAGATTTGTGCCAATAATTACAATGTAACTTTATAAATTGGTCAGAATCTGACAATATGATATAATTCTGAACTGGTGCAATAATTTTGGCTATATAATTTTTCAGTTGGAGAagtcattactttgcaggtaAAGCTGCTATAGCTACTTGCAGGTgctttgtttttccttttttaaatTCCAGTTTTTCACGTTATCATTGAAGCTTTGAAAGCAATATATACCAGTTCATGTATACAGCTGAGTTTCTTTACCTTTGTAAGGTTAGTATTTTGTTATGATTCTTGAAGGTTTAGAAATACATAGTTGGCTTTTGGTTGGACTTCAAGCATATTTGTTTATGTAGAAGGCATGCAATACGGAGCAAATGTTGTTATACTTAAGTTATAGAGAAGGCCAAAGAATTGATTAAGTTTATGCAATGATTTCTAAAAgttacttcttcttcttttggtAGGGCTGCCAACCTCATCTTTTTGAGGACTCTGCAGCCGTAAGATTCTGCAGTACTTTTGAAAGAAAGTTGAGTAACTCAATTAGCCATTGCCAACCATGACAGTTGTATAGGTTCTGAATAGACACATTTATTGTTGGTacttaatacaatgtacataaacatTTTTGTACTCCACTGATTCATACCTTTTCTTTTCTGCACTTGTTTCACATTATAGTATTTTTCCTGATAGATCTCAGAGCCAAGACTAGAAAGcagtacatatacaaatgtatactactGGAAATAAATACACCTTGTCACTATAAGTATTAGCCTTTTATCAACAAATTCACTTTTTGGCTAAGTTGTTGCAAATTTGATCTTTGCACTTCCTGAACATATTCTGAACAAGTAAAATGTATGTTTAACCAAGACACAAGACCAGAATCACTTTTTGTAAGATGTTACACTTTTCAATGACAGGCTTTAAAAAGGTATGTATACCAGACctgtaaacaaaaacagttgTGTACTGGTAAATGTGGTAATCAATTATAAGTTGAAAGTTAAAGGTGGTCGTACTCTATCCTTTGACAACATATTCAGTTGAAATGTACATATACACCACATTCATATTGTAAACCCAGAGAACAATTCAATACTCTATCATTTTGCAGCAATTTATCATTACTGCATTTGTGAAAAGTACAGATCATTTAATATGCTGAAActaagcatacatgtatacttctTTTGAACTTTATTTGCAGTCGACAAAGATACATTTCTAcaacaatcaaccaatcaatcaatcatcaacaTACTAAGTCAGACAGAAAGCTACAGTCCCATTCAAATTTTTCCTGGGTAGACATGCCTTCAAGGCGCAGCCTTTGTACCAGGGTTGATTTGTTTTCTAATCTCCTCTGGTATCTGTCCAATTGCTCTGATCTCAAATGTTTTGAAGTAAGTCAAGAGTCCCTGGGCATGTTCAAGCTCCAGACTGAAGTCCTGAGACACTTTCTCCGCTGTCCACTCTTCTGGGTCCTTCTTGTGTCTTACAAGTACCTCTAAAATCTGGTAAACAGTCATCTTCCCTGGAAagcaattacaaaatgtatagcaCAAAAAGTCTGTAGAAGATGGAATCCAGTTGTATAGAATGTGCAATGTTTTAATCCACCTGGACCATTAAACAATACACCATT
This region includes:
- the LOC118422672 gene encoding glycoprotein endo-alpha-1,2-mannosidase-like produces the protein MRLTRFPEAAGPVDPSVRYIFISKTTMTFRALWRSEKLLVGIILVCFLGSCLFSVYSLSQSDNSLDQVIGPFALPKVDLKKRLAQHRLHRTALPKVLLEDNKTVKSPGISEEKHPVFLPHVGLVADSQQQKQYEDVQEIVEADSNSKQDFVPRVGINPGQSNNDKVDIPAAFGEKDFAPPNYNLHVFYYPWYGNPEHNGKYLHWNHNLIPHWSKQEAKKWPTGRHEPPNDVGANFYPSLGAYSSSDPAVIEHHMQQMRYAGIGVFAVSWYPPEQADNEGQPSDSLIPALLDAAQKYSLKVAFHIEPYEGRTDWSLQHSVRYIVDTYGAHPAFYRHTRNGKNLPLFYIYDSYNLPAKDWKNLLSPSGSHTIRNTAYDAIFLGLLVEMKHKNEIVQGGFDGFYTYFATNGFTYGSSFTNWKTLKQFANQNKIMFIPSIGPGYVDTRVRPWNERNTRKRLNGKYYNDAFQAAFDVNPEIISVTSFNEWHEGTQVEMAMPKKVGEYTYNDYTPNSPEFYLKLTRNWSEKFRNLH